A genomic segment from Anaeromyxobacter sp. encodes:
- a CDS encoding PilZ domain-containing protein, producing MVWPWKGTPGNEEAERRASARLDKVFPVWLEGDRGGAHGVARNISPGGLFVETPVTQPIGSQVRVTFEGGPAEMVGVGEVRYVCALTGQPASPGRGPVGVRGMGLRFLYFEAAPEVRQAIPARAGALH from the coding sequence ATGGTCTGGCCGTGGAAGGGAACGCCAGGGAACGAGGAGGCCGAGCGGCGCGCCAGCGCGCGCCTCGACAAGGTCTTCCCGGTCTGGCTCGAGGGAGACCGCGGGGGCGCCCACGGGGTGGCTCGCAACATCTCGCCCGGCGGCCTCTTCGTCGAGACCCCGGTGACCCAGCCCATCGGCTCGCAGGTGCGGGTCACCTTCGAGGGCGGACCGGCCGAGATGGTCGGGGTGGGCGAGGTCCGCTACGTCTGCGCCCTGACCGGCCAGCCGGCGTCGCCGGGGCGTGGGCCGGTGGGGGTGCGCGGCATGGGGCTGCGCTTCCTCTACTTCGAGGCGGCCCCCGAGGTCCGACAGGCCATCCCGGCCCGCGCCGGCGCGCTGCACTGA
- a CDS encoding Glu/Leu/Phe/Val dehydrogenase, which yields MARGSSRKGFWEGAVETFDRAADLIHLNPRVRMEIEEPDFEHIFYVTIEVRDRLVPLAPADLGPFRDLPPSGVEAGEALEPLADGKFILHRRALLDADLTMRQGVLNIPGKGFFRVEKGGPRKFKAYRVQHNQVRGPYKGGIRYHQEASLDLFKTLAADMTWKTAIAEIPFGGAKGGIRFDPMRFSREELEAISLRYVYKLKNLMGPFLDIPAPDVGTNGQTMAYMMRQYTDGERDHHALRGVVTGKDVRIGGSEGRLKATGQGVVYCIEEWAREKGFSLKGARVLVQGFGNVGSATAEILAAQGARIVAVNDAFGTVHAEAGLDVDALASYVHANPANLRRTVAGFPGAAAISKADFWLVDADILVPAALGEEIDGEVAEKLTVRLVAEGANGPTTQEGDRVLQARGIDLIPDIICNAGGVTVSYYEWLQNQKLEKWTEADVNQRLERAIKSNYAIIRDVARDTPRRTPLHNSRPYCIGAPTDVRTAAMCLALRRVESHYLLEGFSQ from the coding sequence ATGGCCAGGGGAAGCTCGAGGAAGGGGTTCTGGGAGGGGGCGGTGGAGACCTTCGATCGGGCCGCCGACCTGATCCACCTCAACCCGCGGGTGCGGATGGAGATCGAGGAGCCGGACTTCGAGCACATCTTCTACGTCACCATCGAGGTGCGGGACCGGCTGGTCCCGCTGGCCCCCGCGGACCTCGGGCCCTTCCGCGACCTGCCGCCCTCCGGCGTCGAGGCCGGCGAGGCGCTGGAGCCCCTGGCCGACGGCAAGTTCATCCTGCACCGCCGGGCCCTGCTGGACGCCGACCTCACCATGCGCCAGGGGGTCCTCAACATCCCGGGCAAGGGGTTCTTCCGCGTCGAGAAGGGCGGCCCGCGCAAGTTCAAGGCCTACCGGGTCCAGCACAACCAGGTGCGCGGCCCGTACAAGGGCGGCATCCGCTACCACCAGGAGGCGTCGCTCGACCTCTTCAAGACCCTGGCGGCCGACATGACCTGGAAGACCGCCATCGCCGAGATCCCCTTCGGCGGGGCCAAGGGCGGCATCCGCTTCGACCCCATGCGCTTCTCGCGGGAGGAGCTGGAGGCCATCTCGCTCCGCTACGTCTACAAGCTGAAGAACCTGATGGGGCCGTTCCTGGACATCCCGGCGCCCGACGTCGGCACCAACGGCCAGACCATGGCCTACATGATGCGGCAGTACACCGACGGTGAGCGCGACCACCACGCCCTGCGCGGCGTGGTCACCGGCAAGGACGTGCGCATCGGCGGGTCGGAGGGGCGGCTCAAGGCCACCGGCCAGGGCGTGGTCTACTGCATCGAGGAGTGGGCCCGCGAGAAGGGCTTCTCCCTCAAGGGCGCGCGGGTGCTGGTGCAGGGCTTCGGCAACGTGGGGTCGGCCACCGCCGAGATCCTGGCGGCGCAGGGCGCGCGCATCGTGGCCGTCAACGACGCCTTCGGCACGGTGCACGCCGAGGCCGGCCTCGACGTGGACGCGCTGGCCAGCTACGTGCACGCCAACCCGGCCAACCTGCGCCGCACCGTGGCCGGCTTCCCGGGCGCCGCCGCCATCTCCAAGGCCGACTTCTGGCTGGTGGACGCCGACATCCTGGTGCCGGCGGCGCTGGGCGAGGAGATCGACGGCGAGGTGGCCGAGAAGCTGACCGTCCGGCTGGTGGCCGAGGGCGCCAACGGGCCCACCACCCAGGAGGGCGACCGGGTGCTGCAGGCCCGCGGCATCGACCTCATCCCGGACATCATCTGCAACGCCGGCGGCGTCACCGTGAGCTACTACGAGTGGCTGCAGAACCAGAAGCTGGAGAAGTGGACCGAGGCCGACGTCAACCAGCGCCTGGAGCGCGCCATCAAGTCGAACTACGCCATCATCCGCGACGTGGCGCGCGACACGCCCCGGCGCACCCCGCTGCACAACTCGCGCCCCTACTGCATCGGGGCGCCCACCGACGTGCGCACCGCCGCCATGTGCCTGGCCCTCCGCCGCGTCGAGTCCCACTACCTGCTGGAGGGGTTCTCGCAGTAG
- a CDS encoding cation transporter encodes MSEDHSHEHGDHAGHHHGLGHVHGGGSVRRLAVSLALTATIMVAEAVGGWLSGSLALISDAGHMLTDSGALFLALVAAWLATRLPDDRRTYGWRRAEVLAAQVNVGALIGLTGFIAWEAIDRLRGAAQPVQLGLMAGVAGLGLGANLAILAVLRHEQGLNARSAFLHVLSDTISSVAILVGAAVMWLRPAWTWIDPVLSLCIAALISWGAFRLIREITDILMESVPGHIDVGEVERGMAAAAPGVVAVHDLHIWTISSGLYALSAHVVVEAVAVGRNDEILTAVKETLRRRFHIDHATIQIESAAYSDVNDICAHSH; translated from the coding sequence ATGTCGGAAGACCACTCCCACGAGCACGGCGACCACGCCGGTCACCACCACGGCCTGGGGCACGTCCACGGGGGCGGCAGCGTGCGCCGCCTGGCGGTCTCGCTGGCGCTGACCGCCACCATCATGGTGGCGGAGGCGGTGGGCGGCTGGCTCTCCGGCTCGCTGGCCCTGATCTCCGACGCCGGCCACATGCTCACCGACTCGGGGGCGCTCTTCCTGGCCCTGGTGGCGGCCTGGCTGGCCACGCGCCTGCCCGACGACCGGCGGACCTACGGGTGGCGCCGGGCCGAGGTGCTGGCCGCCCAGGTCAACGTGGGCGCCCTCATCGGCCTGACCGGCTTCATCGCCTGGGAGGCCATCGACCGGCTGCGCGGGGCGGCCCAGCCGGTGCAGCTGGGGCTGATGGCGGGGGTGGCGGGGCTGGGCCTCGGCGCCAACCTGGCCATCCTGGCGGTGCTGCGCCACGAGCAGGGGCTCAACGCCCGCTCGGCCTTCCTGCACGTGCTCTCGGACACCATCTCCTCGGTGGCCATCCTGGTGGGGGCCGCGGTGATGTGGCTGCGCCCGGCCTGGACCTGGATCGACCCGGTCCTCTCGCTGTGCATCGCCGCGCTCATCTCCTGGGGCGCCTTCCGGCTCATCCGCGAGATCACCGACATCCTCATGGAGAGCGTGCCCGGGCACATCGACGTGGGCGAGGTGGAGCGCGGCATGGCCGCCGCCGCCCCCGGGGTGGTGGCGGTGCACGACCTGCACATCTGGACCATCTCCAGCGGGCTCTACGCCCTCTCGGCCCACGTGGTGGTGGAGGCCGTGGCGGTGGGGCGCAACGACGAGATCCTCACGGCCGTGAAGGAGACGCTGCGCCGGCGCTTCCACATCGACCACGCCACCATCCAGATCGAGTCGGCGGCCTACTCGGACGTCAACGACATCTGCGCCCACTCACACTAG
- a CDS encoding cyclic nucleotide-binding domain-containing protein: MPSLPREVLGDLAAVAFVEANLLFRSLDAEARADLLALARVEDYEAGELIAADAGDELVYLVREGRAAVLLDRAGTAAEVAVLEKGAVFGEGRVLGSPVVGALVARTEVSVVTLPAPVVSALAARFPKLLRLLETVKAARERDAAHRLGG, translated from the coding sequence ATGCCCTCCCTGCCCCGCGAGGTCCTCGGCGACCTGGCCGCCGTCGCCTTCGTCGAGGCCAACCTGCTCTTCCGCTCCCTCGACGCCGAGGCGCGCGCCGACCTGCTGGCGCTGGCCCGGGTGGAGGACTACGAGGCCGGCGAGCTGATCGCCGCCGACGCCGGCGACGAGCTGGTCTACCTGGTGCGTGAGGGGCGCGCCGCGGTGCTGCTCGATCGGGCCGGCACGGCGGCCGAGGTGGCGGTGCTGGAGAAGGGCGCGGTCTTCGGCGAGGGGCGGGTGCTGGGCAGCCCGGTGGTGGGGGCGCTGGTGGCCCGCACCGAGGTCTCGGTGGTGACCCTGCCGGCGCCGGTGGTGTCGGCGCTGGCGGCCCGCTTCCCCAAGCTCCTGAGGCTGCTGGAGACCGTCAAGGCGGCCCGGGAGCGCGACGCGGCCCACCGCCTCGGCGGGTAG
- a CDS encoding ABC transporter ATP-binding protein, with protein MQAIETHGLTRLFDGRPAVLDLSLTVPEGAFYGFLGPNGAGKSTTMKLLTGLLAPSAGRATVLGHDLGERSLEVRRLVGVVPDGLALFERLSGAEQLRLHGQLYGLPRREAARRAEELLAAMELTGDAGKLVGDYSHGMKKKLALGCALIHGPRLLFLDEPFEGIDAVAVNGIRRMLQGLVAGGQMTIFLTSHVLEVVERLVTHVGIIHGGRLVAQGTLDEVRGAGSLEESFIRTVGEERVAHRLSWLGGPASGAGG; from the coding sequence ATGCAGGCCATCGAGACCCACGGGCTGACCCGGCTCTTCGACGGGAGGCCCGCGGTGCTGGACCTCTCGCTCACCGTGCCCGAGGGCGCCTTCTACGGCTTCCTCGGGCCGAACGGGGCCGGCAAGTCCACCACCATGAAGCTCCTGACCGGGCTGCTGGCGCCGAGCGCCGGCCGGGCCACGGTGCTGGGGCACGATCTGGGCGAGCGCTCGCTGGAGGTGCGCCGGCTGGTGGGGGTGGTGCCCGACGGGCTGGCGCTCTTCGAGCGGCTCTCGGGCGCCGAGCAGCTGCGGCTGCACGGGCAGCTCTACGGGCTGCCGCGGCGGGAGGCGGCGCGCCGCGCCGAGGAGCTGCTGGCGGCCATGGAGCTGACCGGCGACGCCGGCAAGCTGGTGGGCGACTACAGCCACGGCATGAAGAAGAAGCTGGCGCTGGGCTGCGCCCTCATCCACGGGCCGCGCCTGCTCTTCCTCGACGAGCCCTTCGAGGGCATCGACGCGGTGGCGGTCAACGGCATCCGGCGCATGCTGCAGGGGCTGGTGGCCGGCGGCCAGATGACCATCTTCCTCACCAGCCACGTGCTGGAGGTGGTGGAGCGCCTGGTGACGCACGTGGGCATCATCCACGGCGGGCGGCTGGTGGCGCAGGGCACCCTCGACGAGGTGCGCGGCGCCGGCTCGCTGGAGGAGTCCTTCATCCGCACGGTGGGCGAGGAGCGGGTGGCGCACCGGCTCTCCTGGCTGGGCGGGCCCGCCAGCGGCGCGGGCGGCTGA
- a CDS encoding alpha/beta hydrolase, which translates to MPRTEHYATARDGTRLHWTSAGQGQAPALVLCDGIGCAGYIWRFLEPELARQRRVIHWNYRGHGQSERPADPTQVSLAECVEDLFAVLDDAGERSAVLVGHSMGVQVALEAHRHSPGRVEGLVLVCGSPGHPLDTFHDVPLLAAAFPYARQVVERFPAAARLLFHAVVPTELSLRLAQTFEVNSEHVAREDLVRYLDDLADVDTSLFVRLLGSAAQHDASDHLPRVGVPTLILAGEKDSFTPMWLSVKMHAAIPGSELLVLPGGTHVGPLEHPDLVALRVEKYLRDHFGEAPVAPVRQRAAERRRRTGGAG; encoded by the coding sequence ATGCCGCGCACCGAGCACTACGCCACCGCCAGGGACGGCACCCGCCTCCACTGGACCAGCGCCGGCCAGGGCCAGGCGCCGGCCCTGGTGCTGTGCGACGGCATCGGCTGCGCCGGCTACATCTGGCGCTTCCTGGAGCCGGAGCTGGCCCGGCAGCGCCGGGTCATCCACTGGAACTACCGCGGCCACGGCCAGAGCGAGCGCCCGGCGGACCCCACGCAGGTCTCGCTGGCCGAGTGCGTCGAGGACCTGTTCGCGGTGCTCGACGACGCCGGCGAGCGCTCGGCGGTGCTGGTGGGCCACTCCATGGGGGTGCAGGTGGCGCTGGAGGCCCACCGCCACTCGCCCGGGCGGGTGGAGGGGCTGGTGCTGGTGTGCGGCTCCCCGGGCCACCCGCTCGACACCTTCCACGACGTGCCCTTGCTGGCGGCCGCCTTCCCCTACGCCCGGCAGGTGGTGGAGCGGTTCCCGGCCGCGGCCAGGCTGCTCTTCCACGCGGTGGTGCCCACCGAGCTGTCGCTCCGGCTGGCGCAGACCTTCGAGGTCAACTCGGAGCACGTGGCCCGCGAGGACCTGGTGCGCTACCTCGACGACCTGGCCGACGTGGACACCAGCCTGTTCGTGCGGCTGCTGGGCTCGGCGGCGCAGCACGACGCCTCCGACCACCTGCCCCGGGTGGGCGTGCCCACGCTGATCCTGGCCGGCGAGAAGGACTCCTTCACCCCCATGTGGCTCTCGGTGAAGATGCACGCCGCCATCCCCGGCAGCGAGCTGCTGGTGCTGCCCGGGGGCACCCACGTCGGCCCGCTGGAGCACCCGGACCTGGTCGCCCTCAGGGTGGAGAAGTACCTGCGGGATCACTTCGGCGAGGCGCCGGTGGCGCCGGTGCGGCAGCGCGCAGCGGAGCGCCGCCGGCGCACCGGGGGTGCCGGGTGA
- the coaD gene encoding pantetheine-phosphate adenylyltransferase produces the protein MARLAIYPGSFDPLTNGHVAIIQRGLNLFDRLVVAVANNPQKSPLFTVAERRAAILEAVGHDPRVEVDSFDGLMVEYARTRGIHTVLRGLRAVSDFEYEFQLANMNRKLLPEFESVFVMTGEDYFYVSSRLVREVATFGGDVTGLVPPHVAAALRAKLPRP, from the coding sequence ATGGCCCGCCTCGCCATCTACCCCGGCAGCTTCGACCCGCTCACCAACGGCCACGTCGCCATCATCCAGCGCGGGCTCAACCTCTTCGACCGCCTGGTGGTGGCGGTGGCCAACAACCCGCAGAAGTCACCGCTCTTCACGGTGGCCGAGCGGCGGGCCGCCATCCTGGAGGCGGTGGGCCACGACCCACGCGTCGAGGTGGACAGCTTCGACGGGCTGATGGTCGAGTACGCCCGCACCCGCGGCATCCACACGGTGCTGCGCGGCCTGCGGGCGGTGTCCGACTTCGAGTACGAGTTCCAGCTCGCCAACATGAACCGCAAGCTGCTGCCGGAGTTCGAGTCGGTCTTCGTGATGACCGGCGAGGACTACTTCTACGTGTCGTCCCGGCTGGTGCGCGAGGTGGCCACCTTCGGCGGCGACGTCACCGGCCTGGTGCCGCCCCACGTGGCCGCCGCCCTGCGCGCCAAGCTGCCCCGGCCGTAG
- the rsmD gene encoding 16S rRNA (guanine(966)-N(2))-methyltransferase RsmD, whose protein sequence is MTRIVAGTARGRRLVVPPGQGTRPTGEKVRAATFNLLGQFFDGGAVLDLYAGSGALALEALSRGCASAVCVEADRRAVEAIRANAEALGFAGRVEVRHGRVEDLAARLAPGFSLAFVDPPYQAGPEVALGLVGPLLAPGGRVVAEHDARSPPPDRIGPLALVDRRAYGGTGLSIYRRE, encoded by the coding sequence GTGACCCGCATCGTGGCCGGTACCGCCCGCGGGCGGCGCCTGGTGGTGCCGCCCGGGCAGGGCACCCGCCCCACCGGCGAGAAGGTGCGGGCCGCCACCTTCAACCTGCTCGGCCAGTTCTTCGACGGCGGCGCGGTGCTCGACCTGTACGCCGGCTCGGGCGCGCTGGCCCTGGAGGCGCTGTCGCGCGGCTGCGCGTCGGCGGTGTGCGTCGAGGCCGACCGGCGGGCCGTGGAGGCCATCCGCGCCAACGCCGAGGCGCTGGGGTTCGCCGGGCGGGTGGAGGTGCGCCACGGGCGCGTCGAGGACCTGGCGGCGAGGCTGGCGCCCGGCTTCAGCCTGGCCTTCGTGGACCCGCCCTACCAGGCCGGGCCCGAGGTGGCGCTCGGGCTGGTGGGGCCGCTCCTGGCGCCCGGGGGGAGGGTGGTGGCGGAGCACGACGCCCGCAGCCCGCCGCCGGATCGGATCGGCCCCCTGGCCCTGGTGGACCGGCGGGCCTACGGCGGCACCGGCCTCTCGATCTACCGGCGCGAGTGA
- a CDS encoding PD40 domain-containing protein: MSWPWRGRAGQPRSAGRALVAGPGRAALVACAAAFLLLAPAPARPLYDPAYRWRTLLTPHFQVHFHQGEEALAARVAELAEAAHQRLVPLLGHAPAGPTHLVLSDDQDEANGSATPLPRNLIRLYAVPASSASELHDARDWLAQLVDHEYVHVLHLDQAGGLPAAVNAVFGKLWVPNGLTPGWLIEGVAVAHEARDGATGRNRSALFEMYARALVVEPPGLPSLAQVSNPLLDWPRGHAPYLLGGRFVEFLLARSGPEALRGFLAEQGRQVWPWAPSWAGQAWFGAGFPELWEEFGAALADRAAADLAALRTRPVTRPARLTWRGGQVERPRFTPDGASLVYLDRGPHERAGLRRVALDGRDLGRALPVDQHGRFDLTPDGRAVLSRAEVWREFRVYDDLWLADLATGRAERLTDGERATDPSLAPGGAAVVYVARSGGGEHELRRRALPTGQAELLLHRPGAQLYDPAVSPDGLAIALSLQEGGRRDLVVLRQGQVERLTDDDALDLQPTWTPDGAHLLFASDRGGVFNLYAWEAATGLIRQVTNVETGALDPAVSPDGKTIAFVTYGREGYDLATMPFEPASWLEATPVETPSATPTATWAPPHPGPLPQQAGGEGEQGNATPTATPTATPTATPTATPTATPTAAPTATPTATPTAAPTAAPTAAPTAAPTATSSPYRPWTALPTFWLPIWGADDAGDLFGAYTAGQDVVGQHTWQAQAWWSAGARTAGYAASYVGAWSWPALDLASERLLVRSPGEPDRLTAAWTPLAGGATFTFSRLDRALQLRLGWSATRWDTLGDPGDAAAAPPGQRFVDGLLSEASLGVAWSNARRYARSISREEGRTLSLRLRAAGATTGSDYDLWRARAAWSEYLRVPGTRHVVLAGRLSGALAHGSLGGSPPFSLGGLSQPNPVDLLLLQAFSASDQLRGYPAGLQQGNGTALLNLELRFPLASPELGRSTWPIFLRRLHGAVFADLGEAFVKGIERGYAGSGFRWDRLRLGAGVELRLETALAYWLLTDLRLGVARGLGKPLAGLGPGDDPLAEWQVYLTFGPSF; encoded by the coding sequence GTGAGCTGGCCCTGGCGCGGGCGGGCCGGCCAGCCGCGGTCGGCCGGCCGCGCCCTCGTGGCCGGGCCCGGTCGCGCCGCCCTGGTGGCCTGCGCGGCGGCCTTCCTGCTGCTGGCGCCGGCGCCGGCCCGACCGCTCTACGACCCGGCCTACCGCTGGCGCACCCTCCTCACGCCCCACTTCCAGGTCCACTTCCACCAGGGCGAGGAGGCGCTGGCGGCCCGGGTGGCCGAGCTGGCCGAGGCGGCCCACCAGCGGCTGGTGCCGCTGCTCGGCCACGCGCCGGCCGGGCCGACCCACCTGGTGCTCTCCGACGATCAGGACGAGGCCAACGGCTCGGCCACCCCGCTGCCGCGCAACCTCATCCGGCTCTATGCCGTGCCCGCCTCCTCGGCCTCCGAGCTGCACGACGCGCGCGACTGGCTGGCGCAGCTGGTGGACCACGAGTACGTCCACGTGCTCCACCTCGACCAGGCGGGCGGGCTGCCGGCCGCGGTCAACGCCGTCTTCGGCAAGCTCTGGGTCCCCAACGGCCTGACCCCGGGCTGGCTCATCGAGGGGGTGGCGGTGGCCCACGAGGCGCGCGACGGCGCCACCGGCCGGAACCGCAGCGCGCTCTTCGAGATGTACGCGCGGGCGCTGGTGGTGGAGCCGCCCGGGCTGCCCTCGCTGGCCCAGGTCAGCAACCCGCTGCTCGACTGGCCGCGCGGCCACGCCCCCTACCTCCTGGGCGGCCGCTTCGTGGAGTTCCTGCTGGCCCGCAGCGGGCCGGAGGCGCTGCGCGGCTTCCTGGCCGAGCAGGGGCGGCAGGTCTGGCCCTGGGCGCCCTCCTGGGCCGGCCAGGCCTGGTTCGGCGCCGGGTTCCCCGAGCTGTGGGAGGAGTTCGGCGCGGCCCTGGCCGACCGCGCCGCCGCCGACCTGGCCGCCCTCCGGACCCGGCCGGTGACCAGGCCGGCGCGGCTGACCTGGCGCGGCGGGCAGGTGGAGCGCCCCCGCTTCACGCCCGACGGGGCCTCGCTGGTCTACCTGGACCGCGGCCCGCACGAGCGGGCCGGGCTGCGGCGGGTGGCGCTCGACGGGCGCGATCTGGGCCGGGCGCTGCCGGTGGACCAGCACGGGCGCTTCGACCTCACCCCCGACGGCCGGGCGGTGCTCTCCCGCGCCGAGGTCTGGCGCGAGTTCCGCGTCTACGACGACCTCTGGCTGGCCGACCTGGCCACCGGCCGGGCCGAGCGGCTCACCGACGGCGAGCGGGCCACCGACCCCTCGCTGGCGCCGGGCGGCGCCGCGGTGGTCTACGTGGCGCGCAGCGGCGGCGGCGAGCACGAGCTCCGGCGACGGGCGCTCCCGACCGGCCAGGCCGAGCTGCTGCTCCACCGGCCCGGGGCCCAGCTCTACGACCCCGCCGTCTCGCCGGACGGCCTGGCCATCGCGCTCTCGCTCCAGGAGGGCGGACGGCGCGACCTGGTGGTGCTGCGGCAAGGCCAGGTGGAGCGGCTCACCGACGACGACGCGCTCGACCTCCAGCCGACCTGGACCCCGGACGGCGCCCACCTGCTCTTCGCCTCCGACCGCGGCGGGGTCTTCAACCTGTACGCCTGGGAGGCCGCCACCGGCCTGATCCGCCAGGTGACCAACGTGGAGACCGGCGCGCTCGACCCGGCGGTGTCGCCGGACGGGAAGACCATCGCCTTCGTGACCTACGGGCGCGAGGGCTACGACCTGGCGACCATGCCGTTCGAGCCGGCGTCCTGGCTGGAGGCGACCCCGGTCGAGACGCCGTCCGCGACGCCGACCGCGACATGGGCGCCCCCTCACCCCGGCCCTCTCCCCCAGCAAGCTGGGGGAGAGGGTGAGCAGGGCAACGCGACCCCGACGGCGACCCCGACCGCGACTCCGACCGCGACTCCGACCGCGACCCCGACTGCGACCCCGACCGCAGCCCCGACCGCGACTCCGACCGCTACTCCGACCGCAGCCCCGACCGCAGCCCCGACCGCAGCCCCGACCGCAGCCCCGACCGCGACCTCCTCCCCCTATCGTCCCTGGACCGCCCTCCCCACCTTCTGGCTCCCGATCTGGGGTGCCGACGACGCCGGCGACCTGTTCGGCGCCTACACCGCCGGCCAGGACGTGGTGGGCCAGCACACCTGGCAAGCGCAGGCCTGGTGGAGCGCCGGGGCCCGCACCGCCGGGTACGCCGCCAGCTACGTCGGGGCCTGGTCCTGGCCGGCGCTCGACCTCGCCTCCGAGCGGCTGTTGGTCCGCTCTCCCGGCGAGCCGGACCGGCTCACCGCGGCCTGGACGCCGCTGGCCGGCGGCGCCACCTTCACGTTCAGCCGGCTCGACCGGGCGCTGCAGCTGCGCCTCGGCTGGTCCGCCACGCGCTGGGACACCCTGGGCGATCCCGGCGACGCGGCCGCGGCGCCGCCCGGGCAGCGCTTCGTGGACGGCCTGCTCTCCGAGGCCAGCCTGGGGGTGGCCTGGAGCAACGCCCGCCGCTACGCCCGCTCCATCTCGCGGGAGGAGGGGCGCACGCTCTCCCTCCGGCTCCGGGCCGCCGGCGCCACCACCGGCAGCGACTACGACCTGTGGCGGGCCCGCGCCGCCTGGAGCGAGTACCTGCGGGTGCCCGGAACGCGTCACGTGGTCCTGGCCGGCCGGCTCTCCGGCGCCCTGGCCCACGGCTCGCTCGGCGGCAGCCCGCCCTTCAGCCTGGGCGGGCTGTCCCAGCCCAACCCGGTGGACCTGCTTCTGCTGCAGGCCTTCTCGGCCTCCGACCAGCTGCGCGGCTACCCGGCCGGCCTGCAGCAGGGCAACGGCACCGCGCTGCTCAACCTGGAGCTGCGCTTCCCCCTGGCCTCGCCCGAGCTGGGCCGGTCCACCTGGCCCATCTTCCTCAGGCGCCTGCACGGCGCCGTCTTCGCCGACCTGGGCGAGGCCTTCGTGAAGGGCATCGAGCGCGGCTACGCCGGCAGCGGCTTCCGCTGGGACCGGCTGCGGCTCGGCGCCGGCGTCGAGCTGCGCCTCGAGACCGCCCTGGCCTACTGGCTCCTCACCGACCTCCGGCTCGGCGTGGCCCGCGGCCTGGGGAAACCGCTGGCGGGCCTGGGCCCGGGCGACGATCCGCTGGCCGAGTGGCAGGTCTACCTGACCTTCGGGCCGAGCTTCTAG